The following proteins are co-located in the Desulfovibrio inopinatus DSM 10711 genome:
- the xylB gene encoding xylulokinase: MAYYLGIDIGTSAVKTILVDANENIVARAETAYGIERPHPLWAEQDARIWSHAVRHTVHMIRDAAPHALSATQGIGLSGQMHAAVVLDRDDQPLRPAMLWNDGRSKDEACWLHAHHPGLAEETGVLPMPGFTASKLVWLQRHEPDIFRKIRYVLPAKDLVRLELTGERLTDPCDGAGMGMLNEAKRQWSTTVLEAIGLDASVLPELVEGTQAAGQVSKQAAAEWGLPEGIVVAAGAGDCAAGAIGAGMTEEGAAFVSLGTGVLMFCPTCDYRPHIASLIHAFCHAVPERWFQMAAMLNGGSVLEYITTLTGSSPAQAAAALETHYRGPGNVTMLPYLNGERTPHNNPLAKGVLFGLTPQTNALDLAQAAMEAVAYTLADGLRCLEEAGTAIPGVALVGGGAKSRIWAHIIAAVMKRPVTRFSGGETGPAFGAARLARMAHTGESVQTVCTAPPVLDIVEPKLEHAEAYEERLAQFRRLYSALAAEFSLSPVS; the protein is encoded by the coding sequence ATGGCGTATTATCTCGGGATTGATATCGGCACTTCAGCCGTCAAAACCATTCTTGTCGATGCGAACGAAAACATCGTTGCGCGCGCCGAAACTGCCTACGGTATTGAGCGACCTCATCCTCTTTGGGCAGAGCAAGATGCACGAATATGGAGCCATGCTGTACGCCATACCGTACACATGATTCGGGACGCAGCTCCCCATGCACTGTCTGCAACGCAAGGCATCGGTTTGTCCGGCCAAATGCACGCCGCTGTTGTCCTTGATCGGGATGACCAACCACTTCGTCCGGCAATGCTCTGGAACGATGGACGCAGTAAGGACGAAGCCTGCTGGCTTCACGCACACCATCCTGGCCTGGCCGAAGAAACCGGGGTGTTGCCTATGCCCGGTTTTACGGCGTCCAAACTTGTGTGGCTCCAGCGTCATGAACCGGATATTTTTCGAAAAATACGATATGTCTTGCCAGCCAAGGATCTGGTTCGATTGGAATTGACCGGAGAGCGCTTGACCGACCCATGCGATGGTGCTGGCATGGGTATGCTGAATGAAGCCAAACGACAATGGTCGACAACGGTATTGGAGGCCATCGGCCTTGATGCATCGGTTCTGCCGGAATTGGTCGAGGGAACACAAGCCGCCGGACAAGTATCAAAACAGGCTGCCGCCGAATGGGGACTCCCCGAAGGCATTGTTGTCGCCGCAGGGGCCGGAGACTGTGCAGCCGGCGCCATCGGGGCGGGGATGACAGAGGAAGGAGCCGCGTTTGTATCATTGGGGACAGGCGTTCTCATGTTTTGCCCCACCTGCGACTATCGCCCACATATCGCCTCACTCATTCATGCCTTTTGCCACGCTGTCCCCGAACGCTGGTTCCAAATGGCAGCAATGCTCAATGGCGGGTCGGTGCTCGAATATATCACCACACTGACAGGAAGCAGTCCGGCGCAAGCTGCGGCAGCGCTGGAAACACACTATCGCGGTCCCGGCAATGTCACGATGTTGCCGTACCTCAACGGAGAACGCACCCCGCATAACAACCCTCTTGCGAAAGGTGTTTTGTTCGGCCTGACCCCGCAAACCAATGCACTCGATTTGGCACAGGCTGCCATGGAGGCCGTCGCCTACACCCTCGCTGACGGCTTGCGGTGCCTTGAAGAAGCCGGTACCGCCATACCCGGAGTTGCGCTGGTGGGAGGTGGAGCCAAAAGCCGTATATGGGCGCATATCATTGCTGCAGTGATGAAACGCCCCGTAACCCGATTCAGTGGCGGCGAAACAGGCCCAGCATTCGGCGCGGCGCGGCTGGCTCGCATGGCTCATACCGGAGAATCCGTACAAACGGTCTGCACAGCGCCCCCCGTGCTCGATATTGTAGAACCAAAGTTGGAGCATGCGGAAGCATACGAAGAGCGCCTTGCGCAATTTCGTCGCCTCTATAGTGCGCTTGCAGCAGAATTTTCATTATCCCCGGTGTCTTAG
- a CDS encoding rhomboid family intramembrane serine protease, with translation MSSLRPKRFRVSLALTTLTIVVSLFVSYSANHQFFSSVKMPVLRNYGGITFEDIQNLEIWRFATAQLIHANQAHMLLNALYMLLLGSLVESKLGGLRTFLIWLIAGGVATAISPIWVEAPWNVGTGASQATFVFAGCATVLALFGVLKRKLAWTLIALVLLSGLALDLIYGGYPKPGHVVGFVLGLVFGGFYLSRGNVSAELLQES, from the coding sequence ATGAGTAGCCTTCGGCCAAAGCGGTTTCGCGTCTCGCTGGCGTTGACGACATTGACGATAGTCGTATCGCTTTTTGTGTCTTATTCCGCCAATCATCAATTTTTCAGCAGTGTAAAGATGCCGGTCCTTCGGAACTACGGCGGCATAACATTTGAAGACATACAAAATTTGGAAATTTGGCGTTTCGCTACCGCCCAGCTCATCCACGCAAACCAGGCTCATATGCTGCTCAATGCACTCTACATGCTCCTTCTCGGCAGTCTAGTGGAAAGCAAACTTGGCGGTTTGCGGACGTTTCTGATCTGGCTGATTGCAGGCGGAGTAGCTACCGCCATCAGCCCGATCTGGGTTGAGGCCCCATGGAACGTGGGAACCGGAGCCTCACAAGCAACCTTCGTGTTTGCGGGGTGCGCGACAGTGCTCGCGCTCTTCGGTGTCCTAAAGCGCAAGCTGGCATGGACCTTGATCGCGCTTGTGCTGCTGTCCGGTTTAGCGCTTGATTTGATTTATGGTGGGTATCCCAAGCCAGGTCACGTTGTAGGTTTTGTGCTCGGATTGGTCTTCGGTGGATTTTATTTGAGTCGCGGCAACGTCAGTGCGGAGTTATTACAGGAATCCTGA
- a CDS encoding PfkB family carbohydrate kinase: MPPTPHTTPCLIGLGEVLWDVLADHEEIGGAPINFAYHANALGAKGIPVSTIGNDARGRRALDELQKRHLATAAIAVDPDHPTGYVPATVDEHGVATYVFPDDVAWDHLRLNDQALTIAEQADVVCFGILAQRSAASRQAIHQFLDIAHHATVFFDINLRQHFYTQEHIETSLKRAHVLKLNDAEFPVLRAMFDLPENEHEGLTNLVKRFDLKLAALTRGAHGSLLVAPSDSNEHPGVATDVVDTIGAGDSFTASLALGLLLGHDLATINDHANRLAAFVCRSHGAMPTVPSSWKLL; encoded by the coding sequence ATGCCACCCACACCACATACCACTCCATGTCTGATCGGCCTGGGAGAAGTGCTTTGGGATGTTCTTGCCGATCATGAAGAAATTGGTGGAGCACCAATCAACTTCGCCTACCATGCCAACGCTCTCGGAGCCAAAGGTATCCCCGTCTCAACGATTGGAAACGATGCGCGCGGCCGGCGCGCACTCGATGAATTGCAGAAACGTCACCTCGCGACAGCAGCTATTGCCGTGGATCCGGATCACCCTACCGGCTATGTCCCTGCCACCGTGGATGAGCATGGCGTGGCAACATACGTCTTTCCCGACGATGTCGCTTGGGATCACCTCCGGTTGAACGATCAGGCACTGACGATTGCGGAACAGGCCGATGTCGTTTGTTTCGGGATTCTTGCGCAACGCTCGGCAGCGTCACGACAGGCCATTCACCAATTTCTCGATATCGCACACCATGCCACGGTGTTTTTTGATATCAATCTCAGACAGCACTTCTATACACAAGAACATATCGAAACGAGTCTGAAGCGGGCACATGTACTCAAGCTCAACGACGCCGAATTCCCGGTGCTTCGAGCTATGTTTGACCTTCCGGAAAACGAACACGAAGGCCTTACCAATCTGGTCAAGCGATTCGACCTCAAATTGGCCGCTCTCACACGAGGAGCCCACGGAAGTCTGCTCGTCGCTCCATCGGACAGCAATGAACATCCGGGTGTCGCAACCGACGTCGTGGACACCATTGGAGCGGGGGACAGCTTCACCGCGTCACTGGCCCTTGGCCTGCTTCTTGGTCACGACCTCGCAACAATCAACGACCACGCCAACAGATTAGCCGCATTCGTCTGTCGTTCCCACGGAGCCATGCCGACCGTACCCAGCTCATGGAAGCTGTTGTAA
- a CDS encoding D-lyxose/D-mannose family sugar isomerase — MKRSEINRRIQDAEAFFDSMNFKLPPWAHWTADQWKGLGDSEVVHHMLGWDLTDYGKGEFDKTGLILFTLRNGKLGDPNAKTYAEKIMIVGENQICPMHFHWNKREDIINRGGGNLVIELYSSTQDEELSNEPTTINVDGIVRIVEPGGTIVLTPGESVCLEPGMYHRFYGETGKGRVMVGEVSSVNDDNTDNRFHESMPRFPAIEEDEPAYRLLVTDYPNYV, encoded by the coding sequence ATGAAACGCAGTGAAATCAACCGTCGAATACAAGATGCCGAAGCATTTTTTGACAGCATGAATTTCAAACTCCCCCCATGGGCTCACTGGACAGCGGATCAATGGAAGGGGCTGGGTGATTCCGAAGTTGTTCACCATATGCTCGGCTGGGACCTTACCGATTACGGGAAAGGAGAATTCGACAAAACGGGTCTGATCCTATTTACGTTACGTAACGGCAAACTCGGTGATCCCAACGCCAAAACCTATGCAGAAAAGATTATGATCGTGGGTGAAAACCAGATCTGTCCAATGCATTTCCATTGGAACAAACGCGAAGATATCATCAATCGTGGGGGCGGCAATCTGGTCATTGAATTGTATAGCTCCACCCAAGACGAGGAGCTGTCGAATGAGCCAACAACAATTAACGTTGACGGCATCGTCCGAATCGTCGAGCCGGGCGGCACGATTGTCCTGACACCAGGAGAATCAGTCTGCCTGGAACCGGGGATGTATCACCGATTCTACGGCGAAACCGGTAAAGGCCGCGTCATGGTCGGCGAAGTCAGCTCGGTGAATGATGACAATACCGACAACCGCTTCCACGAATCCATGCCCCGCTTCCCTGCCATCGAAGAAGATGAGCCCGCCTATCGCCTGCTCGTGACGGATTATCCGAATTACGTCTAA
- a CDS encoding ABC transporter permease has translation MSGHTEQTLLSDVSLDIEKGEFIAIVGRSGSGKSTLLNIIGCLDTDFSGQYVLDGEDVSTLSSDELANRRCNHFGFVFQRYHLLPTLNSLANVALPAIYAGRERDMRLDRALVLLDHLGLEDKQNSIPTNLSGGEQQRVSIARALMNEGDILLADEPTGALDSASSDTVMRILKRLHEEGKTLLLVTHDKEIASCADRMLEICDGRIVSDTRQAYQKHTQSLSMELPPYRRVPSPSHMVTEIVSMALQAVRAKVLRTTLTILSVVVGIAAVLFVMALGQGAQEKVIADMNQMGANSIEVYPGNDFGDTQEWRLNSLTIIDVDKLKSLDYIKGVSPVSALAGLAVKGSLSRDITLTGVDRSFFSIRNLTKEEGRFLTEQDSRNAASTVVISQAVKNVFFSDTKKVLGETILFNGIPLVVVGILRDDRLHSEMQNNLKAFVAYSTMQYRIVGSPRIESITIAIKKEYQSQVAEAAINTFLLRAHNGKKDFFTFNTNTLQKAVEQTTQTLTLFATCIAFISLLVGGIGVANIMLVSVTERVQEIGLRMAVGARRGDILQQLILESIIMCSGGACLGCGLAYLARFIFESSMPDIPLSYTYHGIIMAFVCSTALGTLAGCIPAYSASRLNPATALMNE, from the coding sequence GTGAGTGGTCACACAGAGCAAACGCTTCTTTCTGATGTCAGCCTGGATATTGAGAAAGGGGAGTTCATAGCCATCGTTGGACGATCCGGCTCAGGGAAGTCGACGTTATTGAATATCATTGGCTGTCTGGATACGGACTTTTCCGGACAATATGTACTGGATGGAGAGGACGTCAGCACGCTTTCGTCGGATGAACTTGCCAACAGGCGATGCAATCATTTTGGCTTTGTCTTTCAACGATATCACCTTCTCCCCACACTCAATTCGCTTGCCAATGTCGCGCTCCCAGCCATTTACGCGGGAAGAGAACGCGATATGCGTCTTGATCGCGCTCTCGTCTTGCTGGATCATCTCGGGCTCGAAGACAAACAGAACAGTATCCCCACCAATCTTTCCGGCGGCGAGCAACAACGAGTAAGTATTGCTCGGGCTCTTATGAATGAGGGAGATATTCTGCTCGCCGACGAACCCACGGGGGCGCTCGACTCCGCAAGCAGTGATACGGTGATGCGTATTCTGAAGCGACTGCACGAAGAGGGGAAAACGCTTCTCCTCGTGACGCATGACAAAGAAATTGCCTCGTGTGCAGATAGAATGCTCGAGATTTGTGATGGAAGGATTGTATCCGATACCAGGCAAGCATATCAGAAACACACGCAGTCTCTCTCCATGGAATTGCCGCCATATCGGCGCGTACCTTCCCCCTCCCACATGGTAACAGAAATTGTTTCGATGGCGTTGCAAGCGGTCAGAGCAAAAGTCTTGCGTACAACTTTGACCATTCTCAGTGTAGTTGTCGGAATAGCGGCCGTTCTTTTTGTTATGGCTCTCGGGCAGGGTGCTCAAGAAAAGGTGATTGCCGACATGAATCAAATGGGGGCGAATTCCATTGAAGTCTATCCTGGGAACGACTTCGGAGACACACAAGAGTGGCGTTTGAACAGTTTAACGATAATCGATGTCGATAAGCTGAAAAGCCTGGATTACATCAAAGGTGTATCTCCTGTTTCTGCTCTTGCCGGTCTTGCCGTAAAAGGAAGCCTTTCTCGTGATATCACGCTCACCGGTGTAGACAGGAGTTTTTTTTCTATAAGAAACCTCACCAAGGAAGAAGGACGCTTCCTTACCGAGCAAGACAGCCGTAATGCAGCCTCAACAGTCGTCATCAGTCAAGCTGTTAAAAACGTCTTCTTTTCAGATACGAAAAAGGTCCTCGGTGAGACGATTCTTTTTAACGGAATCCCTCTTGTCGTTGTCGGCATCCTTAGAGACGACAGATTACATTCTGAAATGCAAAACAACTTGAAAGCATTTGTTGCCTATTCCACAATGCAATACAGAATTGTCGGCTCTCCTCGCATTGAGTCCATAACAATCGCCATCAAAAAAGAGTATCAATCACAGGTTGCGGAAGCAGCAATAAATACGTTTCTGTTAAGGGCGCATAACGGTAAAAAAGACTTTTTCACCTTTAATACAAATACACTTCAAAAAGCTGTTGAACAGACAACGCAAACTCTGACACTCTTCGCAACCTGCATTGCGTTCATATCGCTTCTTGTTGGAGGCATCGGTGTCGCAAACATCATGCTTGTTTCGGTTACAGAGCGCGTTCAGGAAATAGGATTACGAATGGCTGTCGGGGCTCGACGGGGTGATATACTGCAACAGCTTATTCTCGAATCGATAATCATGTGCTCTGGAGGGGCATGTCTCGGTTGTGGGCTTGCATACCTGGCACGATTTATCTTTGAGAGTTCTATGCCAGATATCCCGCTATCATACACATATCATGGGATCATCATGGCCTTTGTATGTTCCACGGCACTTGGAACTCTTGCGGGGTGCATACCTGCTTATTCGGCTTCTCGGCTTAATCCGGCCACCGCTCTAATGAATGAGTAG
- a CDS encoding carbohydrate kinase family protein has translation MKTTGVICGGSWLVDKTKIIDRWPVEETVAVIEQATMQAGGPGMNLGINLKRLGAAFPVYGVGVLGDDVEGKFLRAVCRRNSVDNKGLRVVPSGQTSYTDVFTSAQTGKRTFFHFEGVNAQLSPDDFDFTTMMASHLHIGAPGIHATMDGPSNDDENGWVTVLKKARQAGLATNMEFISLQPERLAKLARPCLPLLDTLIVNDVEIGAITGIHTVTDGATDVAAVIKAATTAQELGVRQFVVVHFPLGSVVVGPGRAPHIAGSVHLPEKYVVSSVGAGDAFASGLLFGLLHDESLDACVALAHAAATVCLGSVSTNEALIPAKDCLEHARELGYRQPPA, from the coding sequence ATGAAGACCACGGGTGTCATTTGCGGCGGCTCCTGGCTCGTCGATAAGACCAAGATCATCGACCGGTGGCCGGTCGAAGAAACCGTGGCCGTCATCGAACAGGCCACCATGCAAGCTGGTGGGCCCGGCATGAACCTCGGAATCAACCTGAAACGGCTCGGGGCAGCGTTTCCAGTCTATGGAGTCGGTGTTCTCGGCGATGATGTGGAAGGCAAATTTCTTCGCGCCGTCTGCCGTCGCAACAGTGTTGACAACAAAGGATTACGCGTTGTTCCTTCAGGCCAGACGTCGTACACCGACGTTTTCACGAGCGCACAGACCGGCAAGCGAACGTTCTTCCATTTTGAAGGCGTGAATGCCCAACTCAGTCCGGATGACTTCGACTTCACCACGATGATGGCCAGTCATCTCCATATCGGAGCACCCGGTATCCATGCTACGATGGACGGACCGTCCAATGACGATGAAAACGGTTGGGTCACGGTGCTTAAAAAAGCCCGACAAGCCGGCTTGGCCACCAATATGGAATTCATCTCATTGCAACCGGAACGATTGGCGAAGCTGGCCAGACCATGTCTACCACTGCTGGATACGCTTATCGTCAACGATGTGGAAATTGGGGCCATTACCGGCATTCACACGGTGACCGATGGTGCAACCGATGTTGCCGCCGTCATCAAAGCTGCAACGACCGCACAGGAATTGGGTGTTCGGCAATTCGTCGTTGTTCACTTTCCTCTCGGAAGCGTTGTCGTCGGTCCGGGAAGAGCGCCCCATATCGCAGGTTCTGTCCATCTGCCGGAAAAATATGTGGTCTCCAGCGTGGGAGCCGGGGACGCGTTTGCTTCCGGGCTTCTCTTTGGCCTGCTTCATGATGAGTCTCTCGATGCATGTGTGGCCCTGGCACATGCTGCGGCAACCGTTTGCTTAGGTTCAGTCTCGACAAACGAAGCACTTATCCCAGCAAAAGACTGTCTCGAACACGCTCGAGAACTGGGATACAGACAACCACCAGCATAA
- a CDS encoding sialidase family protein, whose product MLSYVNLPQQLTTCFLVFMLSYCLPGIAQAKNPLVSSWETNLSQDEEDSETYEDYDQEIIVEGDTVHVMWITTLTDGSKAVNYRRSLNGGKDFGAVVRVATFTSDQGLLTSNTYRRMAVANGNVLIFHSYYGQGSTWYGILGVSRSQDNGATFGDVEVLHNAGDVNHVYDLHAISDQGRVGVCYRVQVNWNENNTGYVRMTDDGGATWESHSVYSFSDTSLGWSIGDALLYGDDVHVLYRGTYYSYGLQEGVLYLATSHNGGGSFTSQQISVPSLNGKHKTYSLQEENYVPKISAHADNVAVVWAGLDSTDVLTIFAILSQDNGDTFSSAIPLNQEGDTAVEVQAGQETLALSGQHLYIIYQATNGAVHFRRGSPSGVVAGDTILTVTSGTYYGDEGWWAGVQTNPEDTTGASATVLSDWPQIVQTVDGGQNFTNPALVSPRFSYSGSLTSGARRPRFTFDSQGRLHYVVEARYYSTLVCGGYCDFDIIYRRVEPASSPGSGPANFALHMENDTDTEYFGNMHVPAGASNTVTTALTLEAWVRPYDGGRTTGSTSAERPIVYKRASSYAMVYALMTTNTNAGRVFGARLKTDEGEWVLTPDSSDAGVVKIGQWSHLALVYDAAASGDNLMLYLNGELLASTHASGTVEQGDGCFFTGYYGTHDVDELRLWNTARSASQIEATRLQHLTGNETGLLAYYPFDGKTTQNATWTGADNRVGAGDGVLMYKETYVTGAPLNPDAGSIVASLISILLD is encoded by the coding sequence ATGCTATCGTATGTGAATTTGCCACAACAATTGACGACGTGTTTTCTTGTTTTCATGTTGTCGTATTGTCTTCCTGGTATTGCTCAAGCGAAAAATCCTCTTGTATCCTCCTGGGAGACGAATCTTTCCCAAGATGAGGAAGATAGCGAGACCTACGAAGACTATGACCAGGAAATCATCGTCGAGGGAGATACTGTCCATGTTATGTGGATTACGACTCTGACTGACGGCTCCAAAGCTGTGAACTACCGGCGTTCCTTGAATGGCGGTAAAGATTTCGGAGCAGTGGTGCGAGTTGCTACCTTCACGTCTGATCAGGGGTTGCTGACCAGTAACACCTATCGTCGTATGGCGGTGGCAAATGGCAATGTCTTGATCTTCCATTCATATTATGGCCAAGGGTCGACCTGGTACGGGATACTCGGGGTAAGCCGCTCTCAGGACAATGGCGCCACCTTTGGTGACGTGGAAGTTTTGCACAATGCAGGTGATGTCAATCACGTCTACGATCTTCACGCGATTTCGGACCAAGGAAGAGTAGGAGTTTGCTATCGTGTGCAAGTCAATTGGAATGAAAATAATACAGGCTATGTCCGTATGACAGATGACGGCGGGGCCACCTGGGAGTCTCATTCGGTATATTCCTTTTCGGATACATCCCTCGGGTGGTCTATTGGAGACGCGTTGTTGTACGGTGACGATGTCCATGTCCTCTATCGAGGTACATACTATTCATATGGACTTCAGGAAGGAGTACTCTATCTGGCGACTTCCCATAATGGAGGGGGGAGTTTCACGAGCCAACAGATTTCCGTTCCATCTTTGAATGGTAAGCATAAGACGTATTCGCTCCAGGAAGAGAATTATGTTCCCAAAATCTCAGCTCACGCTGATAATGTAGCGGTTGTTTGGGCTGGGCTGGATAGTACTGACGTTTTGACGATCTTCGCCATTCTTTCTCAAGATAACGGCGATACCTTTTCTTCAGCGATTCCCCTGAACCAGGAAGGCGATACGGCTGTTGAAGTACAGGCAGGCCAGGAAACACTCGCTCTGTCAGGACAGCACCTTTATATAATCTATCAGGCTACGAATGGGGCTGTTCATTTTCGTCGTGGTTCTCCTAGTGGGGTTGTTGCTGGCGATACCATTCTCACAGTGACCTCAGGAACGTATTATGGTGATGAGGGATGGTGGGCCGGAGTTCAGACAAATCCCGAGGACACGACTGGCGCGAGTGCGACCGTCCTCAGTGATTGGCCTCAGATTGTCCAAACTGTGGACGGAGGACAAAACTTTACGAACCCTGCACTTGTCTCGCCTCGATTCTCGTACAGTGGGAGTTTGACCAGTGGTGCGAGACGCCCGCGTTTTACATTCGATAGTCAAGGGCGACTGCATTATGTTGTCGAAGCCCGTTACTACTCGACTCTGGTCTGCGGTGGTTACTGCGATTTCGACATTATCTACCGTCGTGTCGAGCCGGCAAGTTCTCCTGGTAGTGGACCGGCGAACTTTGCGTTGCATATGGAGAACGATACCGACACCGAGTATTTCGGTAACATGCATGTTCCCGCAGGAGCGTCCAATACGGTGACCACGGCCCTGACGCTGGAAGCATGGGTGCGTCCCTATGATGGCGGACGGACAACGGGGAGCACAAGTGCCGAACGGCCTATCGTGTACAAACGCGCATCATCATACGCCATGGTCTACGCGTTGATGACAACCAACACGAACGCTGGACGCGTTTTTGGTGCTCGACTGAAAACGGATGAAGGGGAATGGGTGTTGACACCGGATTCGTCGGACGCTGGGGTGGTGAAGATAGGCCAATGGAGTCACTTAGCGCTCGTATATGACGCTGCTGCCTCGGGTGACAACCTCATGCTCTATCTGAATGGGGAGCTTCTTGCATCGACTCATGCGAGCGGAACTGTAGAACAGGGAGATGGCTGCTTTTTCACGGGGTACTATGGAACACACGATGTCGATGAACTTCGACTTTGGAATACTGCGCGGAGTGCATCGCAAATCGAGGCAACGCGTTTGCAACATCTTACGGGGAATGAGACGGGCTTGTTGGCCTATTATCCTTTTGATGGCAAAACAACACAAAATGCCACCTGGACAGGGGCAGATAACCGCGTTGGCGCGGGAGACGGTGTTTTGATGTATAAGGAAACATACGTCACCGGCGCCCCCTTGAATCCAGATGCCGGCAGTATCGTGGCTTCGTTAATCAGTATTTTGCTCGATTAA
- a CDS encoding ROK family transcriptional regulator: MDSVCTDGRGKNATQLRRFNERLVLRALRRMGEASKADLARFAGLTSAAVGGIVASLQDQNLIHHAGKRQGQRGQPATMLQLNARGVYGIGVRLDRTCIETALIDFDGKVHHRVFRETLLPSPELALTLVQNDIDQMLGILGPRRRQRLSGIGLAMPFNLDCWLRELDLPEQVFQEWTGVHFGQMLEAAVDFPVFLENDGTAACIAELLYGVGRQMDDFLYIYLGPAVGGGVVQRGDCIRGTTGNAADVGLMPVPPSRLPSAPRPRQDWDILLDRASVNTLIRHLRYCDTPVHGRADIEQAVAERTTAFTEWLDDCVRALTPVAWSGRALLDVPTVVLDSDLGGDFIALLQTGLTDSLAANAPESRTAPDIVVGTMGCSAAAVGAASLPIFYTFTPQAPILSTQKEWEGGRP; this comes from the coding sequence ATGGATTCTGTCTGTACAGATGGCCGCGGGAAAAATGCCACGCAATTGCGTCGATTCAATGAGCGCCTTGTCTTGCGAGCTCTTCGACGTATGGGCGAGGCGTCCAAAGCCGATTTGGCGCGCTTTGCCGGTCTCACCAGTGCGGCTGTTGGCGGCATTGTCGCGTCTTTGCAAGACCAAAATCTCATCCATCACGCAGGAAAACGTCAGGGACAACGGGGCCAGCCGGCCACGATGCTGCAACTCAATGCCAGAGGGGTTTATGGGATTGGAGTACGTCTTGATCGGACCTGTATAGAAACCGCTCTTATCGATTTTGACGGAAAGGTGCATCATCGTGTGTTTCGTGAAACGCTCCTTCCCAGTCCCGAACTTGCCTTGACGCTCGTGCAAAATGATATCGATCAGATGCTCGGGATTCTTGGACCCCGACGTCGGCAGCGTTTATCCGGTATCGGGTTGGCTATGCCATTCAATCTCGATTGTTGGTTGCGCGAGCTCGATCTTCCCGAGCAGGTCTTTCAGGAATGGACGGGCGTACATTTCGGGCAAATGCTCGAAGCTGCTGTCGATTTTCCCGTGTTTTTGGAAAATGACGGGACCGCCGCATGCATTGCAGAATTACTCTATGGAGTGGGGCGGCAAATGGATGATTTTCTTTATATCTATCTTGGGCCGGCTGTGGGGGGCGGCGTTGTACAGCGCGGCGATTGTATCCGCGGTACAACAGGAAATGCCGCCGATGTCGGTTTGATGCCCGTGCCTCCAAGTCGTTTGCCGTCTGCGCCTCGTCCTCGTCAGGATTGGGACATCCTCCTTGATCGCGCATCGGTCAATACGTTGATTCGCCACTTGCGCTATTGTGATACTCCCGTTCATGGCAGGGCAGATATTGAGCAGGCCGTCGCAGAGAGAACAACAGCGTTTACGGAGTGGTTGGACGATTGTGTTCGAGCGTTAACACCGGTTGCCTGGTCGGGGCGCGCTTTGCTTGATGTTCCGACTGTGGTTCTCGATTCGGATTTAGGAGGTGACTTTATTGCTTTGCTGCAAACGGGATTGACCGATTCACTCGCGGCCAATGCGCCCGAGTCACGGACTGCTCCCGATATCGTCGTCGGAACTATGGGATGCAGCGCCGCAGCCGTGGGAGCGGCAAGTCTTCCTATCTTTTATACGTTCACCCCACAGGCGCCCATTCTGAGCACTCAAAAGGAATGGGAAGGAGGTCGGCCATGA